Part of the Natrarchaeobius halalkaliphilus genome is shown below.
AGATCGAGCGAGACGTCGACGGCTCGCTTGACGCTCTCGGAGCCGTCCGTCGCGACTACGACCGTATCGAACATGGTGAGCAGTTACGGGTGGAACGGCTTAAACACCTCCGGTGACTCCGCGGGGCCTCACGGCGGGGGAGGATTTTTTGTGTCGGCCGACGCAGTGGACCCATGGATGACCGCGAGCCGTTCTCCGTTGATACCGTCCTCGCGCCGGTCGACGGGAGCGAGGAGTCCGCAACCGCCGTCGAGTACGCGATCTCCGTCGCCGAGCGTTACGACGCGTCCGTCCACGCGCTCTACGTGCTCGGTCGCGGTGTGGTCCGAGGAATGGATGCTGGCACGGTCGAAGAGGACATGATCGCAGAAAACACGCAGGGATTCTTCGAGAACGTCAGTACCGTCGCGGATGCCGCCGGCGTCACGCTCTCGACGTCCGTCGACGACGGCTTCTCCCAGAGCCGCAAAACGCGCCATCCCGGCAACGTCGTCCTCGACACTGCCGATGAGATCGATGCCGATTTCGTCGTCCTCCCTCGAGAGCCCGTCACGGATACCGCCGCGGCCGAAGTCCTCGAAAAGGCGGCCGAATACGTTCTCTCGTACGCGAGCCAGCCCGTCCTCTCGGTGTGAAGTCGTCGCCGCCGATATCGTTATCGGTTCCGTTCGCCGCCCGCTTCGAGCAGGATCGCCATTTCCTGTTCGAAGCTTTCGGTCCCGGTCGAATCGAATCCGACGCGTTCGTAAAGGGCGATCGCCGGCTGGTTCCACCGCTCGACGGTCAGCCACACCCGTTCGATTCCAACGTCGGCCGCGTGTCCGAGCAGATGTTCGAGTAGCTCCGTACCGATCCCGGCCCGCTGGTACTCCTGAAGGACGAAAATGGCGAGTTCCCACTCGGCGTCGCCGGCGTCGTCGAGCGACGGCGGATCGTCGACGTCGGGGACGAGCATCGCGTGACCGATGACGTCGTCTCCGTGGGTGGCGACGACGTTGACGCTGCGGTCGGTGATTCCCTCGAGCCAGCTCCTGATCCGCGTTTCGCCCGTCGGCGGGATTCCCTGCGCTCGATCGGTCGGATCGAACCGGACGTACATGTCGACGATGTCGTCGAGGGCTCCGTTCGTCATCGACTCCGGTGCCCGTATCTCGATCGATCGGCCGTCACGATCCTCGAACGCCGTGTCTGGCGACGGGAACGGACCGGCTGGTTCGTCCGGATACGTTCGCTCGTTCGACATCGTTATCGCACCAGTTTGACCGTTGTCGGCGCGTTCAACAGGACGAACTCGGTGATCGAGCCGAGCTGAATCTTGCCCATCGGACTCAGCGTGCCGCCGCCGATCACGAGCTGACCGTACTCGCCTTGCTCTGCGTAGTCGACGAGAGAGCTTCCCGGATCACCCTCGAGTCTGACGATCTCCGCGTCGACGTCTGCATCTCCGAGGAGCGCCTCGGCCAGCTCGTACGTCTCCTCCTGAGATCGTTTCGTATCCGGTTTCTCGAGGACGGCGACGGTCAGGTCGTCACCGACCGCTTCCGTTCGTTCGATCGTTCGACGGAGGGTCTTGTCCGATTCGTCGCTGCCGCCGAGACCCACTAGAACGTTCATACCCCCACTGTGTGCCGACGGACGAAAATCGTTGTGCCGGGTGGACTCGACCTCACGGTCCCGTCGGAGCGATGACGACGCTGTTAAGAGCGTGTGGCGACTACGGTTGCGGAATGAGTGATGCGGCGCTCGATGTCGTCGAGTTTCTGCTCACGACGAGCGTGTATTCGGACGACAGGACGTTAGACGAGAACGATCTGCCACCGGCGTTTCGCCGGGTGTTCTGGACCGGGGGCGACGGTGAGGACGGAACCGGCGACGAGACCGGCGGAACGGGCACGTATTCCGGGATCAGTCGACCGCTGTCCGCGACGAACAGTACGGCCCGCCAGGCGACGGGCGTCGATCAGCCCTGGGAGGCCGTCTCAGAGTTGATGTTCACCGAACGCGACGAGTTCTCGGGAACGATCACGCTCGCCCAGGAGGAGATGGCAGAGCAGTGGTTCGTCGAGCGGGTCGACGAGGACCGATTGCTCGAGAACCCGACGCTCGCAAAGCACTTCGAGTCGGATCCGGACGCCGAGTTCGACGTCGAGGTCAGCCACGAGGAGGCACGCTCGCGGAACCGCCCAATCCAGGCCGACCGCGTCTGGATCGACGGGCTGCTCGAGGAGTACTTCGACGAGGACGACGACGAGGACATGCTCGATCTCGTGGACGTTCGAGCTCCCGAAGAGGTCGATATCACGCTCGACGATCTCGTCCTCACCGAGGGCCAGGAGTCGGAGATCGACAAGATCTCGAAAGCGATCGAACACCGCGATTACCTCGCACGGATCGGGCTGCGCGAGATCGGAAAGCTGCTGTTCGTCGGTCCGCCGGGGACCGGCAAAACCTCGACGGCACAGGCCCTGGCCAGGGACATGGATCTCCCGTTCGTCGAGGTCAAACTCTCGATGATTACCTCCCAGTACCTCGGAGAGACCGCAAAGAACGTCGACAAGACGTTCGAGGTCGCAAAACGACTCTCGCCGTGTATCCTCTTTATCGACGAGTTCGACTTCGTCGCAAAGACCCGCCGCAGCGACGAACACGCCGCGCTCAAGCGCGCAGTCAACACGCTGCTCAAGAGCATCGACAACATCTCGTTGATCGAAGACGACGTGCTCTTGATCGGTGCGACCAACCATCCCGACCAGCTCGACGACGCGGCCTGGCGGCGCTTCGACGAGATTATCAACTTCCCCAAACCCGACTACGGCATGCGGGCGGACATCCTCCGCGTCATCACCCGAACGATGGATATCCAGGAGTTCGACCCACAGCTTATCGCAGAAATAACCGAGGGACTGACCGGCAGCGACCTCCGGATGGTCCTCCGGGAGGCCGTCCTCGAGGCCCTGACCGAAGACCGGACGACGCTGACTCAGGAAGATCTTCTGAACGCCGTCGAGGAGTTCGAAGAGCGTGATAGCTTGAAGAACATGGACATGATCGAGGGCGATCACGACGCGCTCGTCGCGGGCGGCGATCTCGGGAAGGCCAGCGACGGCGGTCACGACCACGACCACAGCCACGGCGGTCACGACCACGACCACAGCCACGACGGTCACGACCACGACCACTGAGAACGCCGTCTTTCAGCGCTCGTCCGAGACCGTTCGTACTCGGTTCTCGAGGGCGGCGTTCGCGAGGGATCTGGGGGAGACACTGATCA
Proteins encoded:
- a CDS encoding universal stress protein gives rise to the protein MDDREPFSVDTVLAPVDGSEESATAVEYAISVAERYDASVHALYVLGRGVVRGMDAGTVEEDMIAENTQGFFENVSTVADAAGVTLSTSVDDGFSQSRKTRHPGNVVLDTADEIDADFVVLPREPVTDTAAAEVLEKAAEYVLSYASQPVLSV
- a CDS encoding GNAT family N-acetyltransferase; this translates as MSNERTYPDEPAGPFPSPDTAFEDRDGRSIEIRAPESMTNGALDDIVDMYVRFDPTDRAQGIPPTGETRIRSWLEGITDRSVNVVATHGDDVIGHAMLVPDVDDPPSLDDAGDAEWELAIFVLQEYQRAGIGTELLEHLLGHAADVGIERVWLTVERWNQPAIALYERVGFDSTGTESFEQEMAILLEAGGERNR
- a CDS encoding universal stress protein, encoding MNVLVGLGGSDESDKTLRRTIERTEAVGDDLTVAVLEKPDTKRSQEETYELAEALLGDADVDAEIVRLEGDPGSSLVDYAEQGEYGQLVIGGGTLSPMGKIQLGSITEFVLLNAPTTVKLVR
- a CDS encoding ATP-binding protein; translation: MSDAALDVVEFLLTTSVYSDDRTLDENDLPPAFRRVFWTGGDGEDGTGDETGGTGTYSGISRPLSATNSTARQATGVDQPWEAVSELMFTERDEFSGTITLAQEEMAEQWFVERVDEDRLLENPTLAKHFESDPDAEFDVEVSHEEARSRNRPIQADRVWIDGLLEEYFDEDDDEDMLDLVDVRAPEEVDITLDDLVLTEGQESEIDKISKAIEHRDYLARIGLREIGKLLFVGPPGTGKTSTAQALARDMDLPFVEVKLSMITSQYLGETAKNVDKTFEVAKRLSPCILFIDEFDFVAKTRRSDEHAALKRAVNTLLKSIDNISLIEDDVLLIGATNHPDQLDDAAWRRFDEIINFPKPDYGMRADILRVITRTMDIQEFDPQLIAEITEGLTGSDLRMVLREAVLEALTEDRTTLTQEDLLNAVEEFEERDSLKNMDMIEGDHDALVAGGDLGKASDGGHDHDHSHGGHDHDHSHDGHDHDH